The segment CAATGTCTAATTCGGATTTGAATGATGAGTTGACCTGGACGCCTGAAGCAAAGGCGAAGTTAAAGAATATTCCCTATTTTGTGCGTTCCCAGGCTCGGCAGCGAATTGAGCAGCTAGCGCGTGAGGGAGAACTCGATATGGTGACGGCTGATATCGTTGAGCAGGCAAGAATTGAGTTTGGGCAGTAGAGGGTTAGTTGAGGTTTTTGTTTTCCTCGGATGTTTGTAGTTGAGTGCCGCAAATTTTGCAAAAACCGGCATCTTTATCGTGGAAGGATAAGCCACATCCCGAACATTGGGTGTTGATTTGGTTGGCGGTTTTAACAAATTGTTTGATTAGATCGCCGAGTTGCCAAGGAATTAAGGCGATGCCGGTTAATATCATCAGAAC is part of the Microcoleus sp. FACHB-68 genome and harbors:
- a CDS encoding PCP reductase family protein, giving the protein MSNSDLNDELTWTPEAKAKLKNIPYFVRSQARQRIEQLAREGELDMVTADIVEQARIEFGQ